A region of Alosa alosa isolate M-15738 ecotype Scorff River chromosome 17, AALO_Geno_1.1, whole genome shotgun sequence DNA encodes the following proteins:
- the LOC125310464 gene encoding zinc finger protein ZFP2-like, with amino-acid sequence MNAHISTVMETCIEDSADIFLPLSSLRLLIPPLRLVSAAMWQVAQRRDIMDYGKLEEFVSLVTETVPDLLTCKQRAQLLLNLRTRLILEMCRCDTAANSESIQPLLDRIRPPGHTGSGDAQVDAEETIFLELVHTLLKDPAEKDHFFQEVFPVEYGNKYDTDLQLLVWEFLSRLEKLLPVPDLGQTVSWLSSAPSVLDECVESLAQPEDLRTLLQHHQSLENVGAQGHTVEMSSQVFACSQCPFFHMQESYLLQHIEKSHPEEYTKLQKAAEETSSRKTFQRVEFPQPFPIHAVTEVAPSGVHPCPQCGKSFTRSSDVTRHQRIHTGERPYICKECSKGFKNSWDLTRHQRIHTGERPYVCPQCTKGFTQFGLLKLHYERTPCGMSSGELLEPQELDTAGQIGDARGKYKCQKCGASFDTILERLQHRQTHVVKRQYKCAQCEKSYGRPSDLRRHQMKHTGERPFPCEECAKCFTHWWLLKKHQQIHSRERPYACPVCGKAFSQPQILSRHQLTHNGTRPFPCSYCDKSFTQLAGLTRHLRVHSGERPFPCGACGKSFLTHGELSRHRRSHTDERPYPCPQCPKSFKTKRAQAEHLNTHTGERPFSCAHCGKVFAKSTSLVRHNLMHTGERPHPCLECGKTFLTSGELLLHRRIHTGERPYPCTLCERKFRCSSDLTMHLRTHTGERPYSCGECKKCFSTSTRLKRHMFTHVGKSL; translated from the exons ATGAATGCTCATATTTCCACTGTAATGGAAACATGCATCGAAGATTCGGCAG ATAtatttctccctctgtcttcacTGCGTCTCCTGATCCCACCACTGCGGCTAGTCTCAGCTGCCATGTGGCAGGTGGCACAAAGGAGAGACATCATGGATTATGGAAAACTGGAGGAATTTGTCAGTTTGGTGACAGAGACAGTCCCTGATCTTCTCACCTGCAAACAGAGGGCCCAATTGCTACTTAATCTACGGACCAGG TTGATCCTTGAAATGTGCCGTTGTGATACCGCTGCCAATTCAGAGTCAATCCAGCCTCTGTTAGATCGCATTAGACCTCCGGGACATACAGGG AGTGGAGACGCTCAGGTGGATGCAGAAGAGACCATCTTCCTGGAGCTGGTACATACCTTGCTGAAAGACCCTGCTGAGAAGGATCACTTCTTTCAG GAGGTGTTTCCAGTGGAATACGGCAATAAATACGACACAGACTTGCAGCTTCTGGTGTGGGAGTTCCTCTCCAGATTAGAAAAACTGCTACCGGTGCCTGATCTTGGACAG ACAGTGTCTTGGCTTAGCTCAGCCCCCTCTGTGTTGGACGAATGTGTGGAGTCTCTCGCTCAGCCAGAGGACTTGAGAACTCTCCTCCAGCATCACCAAAGCCTTGAGAATGTTGGGGCACAAG GTCACACTGTGGAGATGTCTTCTCAGGTCTTTGCCTGCTCGCAGTGCCCCTTCTTTCACATGCAGGAGTCCTACCTACTTCAGCACATTGAGAAAAGTCACCCCGAGGAGTATACCAAGCTGCAGAAAGCTGCTGAGGAAACCTCATCAAGGAAGACCTTCCAACGGGTCGAGTTCCCCCAGCCGTTTCCCATCCACGCTGTAACAGAAGTGGCTCCCTCGGGAGTACACCCGTGCCCCCAGTGCGGCAAAAGCTTCACGCGCTCGTCGGATGTGACGCGCCACCAGCGCATTCATACCGGCGAGCGGCCCTACATCTGCAAGGAGTGCAGCAAGGGCTTCAAGAACTCCTGGGACTTGACGCGGCATCAGCGCATTCACACCGGAGAGCGGCCATACGTGTGCCCGCAGTGCACCAAGGGCTTCACGCAGTTCGGCCTGCTCAAGCTGCACTACGAGCGGACGCCGTGTGGCATGAGCTCTGGCGAACTGCTGGAACCCCAAGAGCTGGATACGGCGGGGCAAATCGGCGACGCCAGGGGCAAGTACAAATGCCAGAAGTGCGGCGCGAGTTTCGACACGATCCTGGAGAGGCTGCAGCACCGGCAGACGCACGTGGTCAAGCGACAGTACAAGTGCGCGCAGTGCGAGAAGTCCTACGGCCGACCGTCGGACCTGCGGAGGCACCAGATGAAGCACACGGGCGAGAGGCCGTTCCCGTGCGAGGAGTGCGCCAAGTGCTTCACCCACTGGTGGCTGCTGAAGAAGCACCAGCAGATCCACAGCCGCGAGCGGCCGTACGCCTGTCCAGTGTGCGGCAAGGCCTTCTCCCAGCCGCAGATTCTCAGCCGCCACCAGCTCACGCACAACGGCACTCGGCCCTTCCCGTGCTCGTATTGCGACAAGAGCTTCACGCAGCTGGCGGGGCTGACGCGGCACCTGCGCGTCCACTCGGGCGAGAGGCCATTCCCATGCGGCGCGTGCGGCAAGAGCTTCCTGACACATGGCGAGCTGTCGCGCCACCGGCGCAGCCACACGGACGAGAGGCCCTACCCGTGCCCGCAGTGCCCCAAGAGCTTCAAGACCAAGCGGGCACAGGCCGAGCACCTAAACACCCACACAGGGGAGAGGCCCTTCTCCTGCGCCCACTGTGGGAAGGTGTTCGCCAAATCCACATCGCTGGTGCGTCACAACCTCAtgcacacaggagagaggccgcACCCGTGCCTTGAGTGTGGGAAGACCTTCCTCACGTCTGGGGAGCTGCTCCTGCACCGGCGCATACACACGGGAGAGCGCCCTTACCCCTGCACGCTGTGCGAGCGCAAGTTCCGCTGCTCCTCAGACCTCACCATGCACC